In Macaca fascicularis isolate 582-1 chromosome 15, T2T-MFA8v1.1, one genomic interval encodes:
- the LOC135967456 gene encoding olfactory receptor 13D1-like: MGRTNWTEIEFILQGLSEYPRAEKFLFVMCLVMYLVILLGNGTLIILTLLDPRLHTPMYFFLGNLSFLDIWYTSSFIPSMLIHFLSEKKTISFTRYVVQMSVSYTMGSTECVLLAVMAYDRYVAICNPLRYPIIMGKALCIQMAALSWGLGFLNSLTETVLAMRLPFCGKNVINHFVCEILAFVKLACTDISLNEIIIMLGNVIFLFSPLLLICISYICILSTILRINSAEGRKKAFSTCSAHMTVVIVFYGTILFMYMKPKSKDSAFDKLIALFYGIVTPMLNPVIYSLRNTEVHGAMRKLMSGHWFWRK, from the coding sequence ATGGGAAGGACCAATTGGACAGAGATTGAGTTCATTCTGCAGGGACTTTCAGAGTACCcgagagctgaaaaattccttttCGTGATGTGCTTGGTGATGTACCTGGTGATTCTCCTGGGGAACGGCACCTTGATCATTCTGACACTCCTGGATCCTCGTCTCCACACACCCATGTACTTCTTCCTTGGGAATCTTTCCTTCTTAGACATTTGGTACACATCCTCCTTCATCCCCTCAATGCTGATACACTTCCTATCAGAGAAGAAAACCATCTCCTTCACTAGATATGTGGTTCAAATGTCTGTCTCTTACACTATGGGATCCACCGAGTGTGTGCTTCTAGCAGTGATGGCATATGACCGTTATGTGGCCATCTGCAACCCTCTGAGATACCCCATCATCATGGGCAAGGCCCTTTGTATTCAGATGGCGGCTCTCTCTTGGGGACTAGGCTTTCTCAACTCATTGACAGAAACTGTTCTTGCAATGCGGTTGCCCTTCTGTGGAAAAAATGTCATTAATCATTTTGTTTGTGAAATATTGGCCTTTGTCAAGCTGGCGTGCACAGATATTTCCTTGAATGAGATTATTATAATGTTGGGcaatgtaatatttttgttttctccattacTGCTGATTTGTATCTCTTACATCTGTATCCTTTCTACTATACTAAGAATCAATTCagctgaaggaaggaaaaaggccTTTTCCACCTGTTCAGCCCACATGACAGTGGTGATTGTGTTTTATGGGACAATCCTCTTCATGTATATGAAGCCGAAGTCCAAAGACTCTGCTTTTGACAAGCTGATTGCCCTGTTCTATGGCATAGTCACCCCCATGCTCAATCCTGTCATCTATAGCCTGAGGAACACAGAGGTGCATGGAGCCATGAGGAAATTAATGAGTGGACACTGGTTCTGGAGGAAATGA